CGAGCGCGCGCTCCTCGACCTGGCAGCACCTCGCCCGCCGATCATCGTCGCCGCCAGCGCGCCGCGGATGCTCCAAGTCGCCGGCGCATGGGGAGACGGCGCGATCATCGAATACACCTCGCCCGGCTACATTCGCTGGGCGTGGGAGCAGATCGCCATCGGCGCGCAGACGACCGGCCGCTCGCTCGCGGCGTTCGACCTCTGTGCCGAGACGACCTTCCATACTGAGGTCGATGACCCTGCACTCACGGCTCGCCAAGAGAGCTGGCTCACAGCGCTGATCAATCACTGCCTGCTGCCCCGGTTCGATCATCTGTGGCGTCCTGCGGGCTTGCTGGAAGCGGCGCGCGCTGTTCGTGCCGCTGCCTTGCGGGGCGACCGCGCCGAGGCGCGCCGCCTTGCGCTCGCCGAGATCGTTCCCCACATCGCGGTTTCCGGTCCCCGCGAGCGCGCGCCGGCCGCGTTCCAGCACTGGCTAGGCGAGCGTCGCGCGCTCGGGGTTACCACCTTCGCTCTCCCGCTCGAGCTGGAGGATTTTGTCGGCGTCACGGTGCCGGAGGCGAGGGCGCTCGCGACAGCAGGATAATCCGCCCCCGCTGCGTCCATGCTCACGGACGGCAGGCGAAGAAGGCTCGACAGTGCCGGCGTCGCTGCCGCCGCGCTCCCTTCGCCGCCCGGCAGCGCAGTCCCCTCAGCTCGAGGCGCAGCCCGCGCGAGGCGGGCGGCGAGGCGCGCAACGAGCGTCGGCTGCTCTCAGTCGAGGAGATGCCGCCTCGGCCCCTCAGCCGCACCTCCGGCACTGCGCAGCGAGTGGAGAAGCGGCCGCCCTCGGGCGAAAAGAACGATGTGGCGTGCGCGCACGCCGGGGGCTCGGCCGCCGTGCGGAAATGACTGGCCCGACACCGCCGTCCGATGGCCGCGTGCCGGCTGAGACCGGCCGCGCATGCTGCTCGGCGGCGAAGGTCCTTCGCGTCCTGCCGGCTTGCTTGGCGGAACCACGACGCTCGCCACGGCCGGCCGCACTGCGGCAATGGGCGGGGATCGCGGTGCTGCCGAGCGCGGGGGAGGCGTCAGCGGAGCGTGCGCAGCCAAGCGAGCAACCGGTCGATGCCCTCCTCAACCCCGACCTGGGGCGACCAGCCGGTCTCGGCGCGGATCTTCCGAATGTCAGAGATGTAAACGCGCTGGTCCCCGGGACGCCACGCTCCGAAGCAGCGCGCGATCGGTCGGCCAAGGCGCTCCTCGAGCAGCGCGAGTAACTCCAGCAGCGAAACGGTGTTCGCCGGCCCGCCGCCGACGTTGTAGACCTGGGTGGGGGTCTGCTCGGCGCGCTGCCGCGCCGCCAGCAGCGCCGCAATCAGATCATCCACGTAGAGGATGTCGCGCACCTGCTTGCCGTCGCCGAAAATGGTGATCGGCTCGCCCGCGAGCGCGCGCAGCCCGAAATGCGCCACCCATCCTTGATCCTCGTTGCCGAACTGACGCGGACCGTAGATGCAGGACATCCGAAAAACCGCCGTGCGCAGCCCGTAAATCCGGCTGAAGTCGATCGTGTACTGGTCGGCGGTGCCTTTCGAGCAGCCATAGGGCGAGTGGAAATCGAGCGGCCGCTCTTCGCTGATCCCGTCGGGATAGGAGGGAAGGATGTATCGCTGCGCGGTCTCGCTGACCTCGACATCCTCCATTGCGCCGTAGACCTTGTTGGTAGAGGTGAAGATGACAGCCGGCGGCTTTTCCTGACGACGAGCGGCGTCAAGGACGTTGAATGCGCCAAGCGCGTTAACCTCGAAATCCTCACGCGGGTTACTGACAGATGTCGTGACAGCTACTTGGGCAGCAAGGTGAAAGACGGTGTCGACGCCACAGATAGCGGTCTCGACCGCGTGACGGTCGCGGATGTCGCCGCGGATCAGGGTGAGGCGGGGAGAGCCGAGAGACTGAAGCCACGCGACATTGGCGCGCACGCCGGCGCGCGAGAGATTGTCGAGAACGGTGACGCTGCAGCCCTCAGCGAGGAGCCGGCTGACCAGGTTCGAGCCGATGAAGCCCGCGCCGCCGGTCACCAGCACCCGTTCCATCGGCGTGCTCCAGAAGGAAAGGTAGCGGGAGTATAGCTGCCGAGGATGGTTGTTGGTCCCGAACTCCCTCACTATTATCTGCCGGCAGAGAGGGTGGCCCGATCCCTAACGCCTAGCTCCCCGCCTGCTGGCAGCGTGAATGTCCCGGTCAGCACAGACGCCCGGCCGTCGCGCCGGCGGTCAGACGTGACCGTACTTCTCGCAGCCGGCATTGGACTGATCGCGGCAGTTCCTTTTTTCCTTCCGGGCTTTCCGGCAGCGCGGGACTCCCTCTCGCATCTCTTTCGAGTGTGGGCGGTCGAAGCCGCTGTCGCCGGCGGGACGCTCTATCCGCGCTGGCTTGGCGACTTTGTCTACGGCTACGGCTACCCGCTGTTCAACTTTTATGGCCCGCTGCTCTACGCTCTCGCGCTGCTGCCGGCGTATCTCGGCGCAGACGCGATGCTTGCGCTGCGGTTTGCGGTGATCCTGAGCGTGGCGGCCGCTGCCGTTGGCGCGGCGCTGCTCGCGCGCGACTTGGTCGGTTCCGCCGGCGGCGTGGTGGCGGCGGCTGTCTATGTCGCCGCTCCCTATGTGCAGACCGACCTGCTTGTGCGCGGGGCGTTTCCCGAAGTGCTCGGGATCGCGCTCCTGCCGTGGGCGCTGCTCGCCGTGCAGCGCGACCGTCCGGTCTGGCTGGCAGTTGCTGTCGCGCTGCTGGTGCTGGCGCATAACGGGGCGGCACTGATCGGGCTCCCCCTCGTAGCCGGCTTTCTGCTCTGGCGTGCCGGAGGCGCGCGCCGACTCTCGCCACTGCGCCGCGGCGGCGCCGGGGTCGGCATCGGGCTGCTGCTCTCGGCGTGGTTTTGGCTGCCCGCGACCATCGAACTGGAGGCGGTGTGGCTCGGCACGCCGGAAGGGCGGACCGACTTCCTCGCCGCTCTTGCGCCCTTCGACCAGCTAGTCCAGTTCTCGTTCCTCCACGACTACCGCGAAGTGCCGGGCGCATTCCTGCCTGCCGGCCTCGTGCAGGTGCTCCTTGCGCTTGCAGGACTGCCGTTCGCGCTGCGGCGCGGGGGCGCGCTGTTCGCGATCGTGCTGGTGCTGACGGCTGTGCTGATGACGCCGCTCGCTGCGCCCCTCTGGGAGCGGTTGCCGATCGTCACCTTGATGGCGTTCCCTTGGCGGCTTCAGGCGGTCGTTGCGCTCGCATGCGCGGTGCTCGCCGCCGGAATTCCCTCCCTCTCCCGGCGACGAGCGTTGCGGCTCGCGCTCGCGGCGGCCGCGACGATAGCTGCTCTCGTCGCCGGATTGGCCGGCGCGCGGCCGACCTTCCTCGACATCGCGCCCCACGCCATCGACAGCGGAGGCTTTGCGGCGTTCGAACGCTGGAGCGGGTTTATCGGCACGACTTCCCCCGTCCAGTTTCGCCCACGCTCAGTCGCGATCGACCCGGCGCGCCTGCCGGAGCCGGCCGCAGAGCCCGCACCGCGCGATCCCGTGCCCGAAGTCGCCTTCCTCTCAGATGGCCGGCTGCGTGTTCGGAGCGACAGCGCGACAACCCTCCGTGTCCGGCAGTTCTTCTTCCCCGGCTGGAGCGCGCGCGCGGACGGGATGCCGCTGCCGATCTCAGCCGACGGGCCGGCAGGCGTGATCGCCGTCGCGCTGCCGCCGGGGGAGACAACGCTGGCGCTCACCTTTGGACCGACAGGACCGCGTTTCGCCGGCGCGCTCGCTTCGGCTGTTGGTCTCGCCGCTGCCGTCGCCCTTGGGATGCGGCCACGACGGCGGGGGCTGCTGCTTTCTCTTGCGGTGCTGGTCGCTGGGCTCGCGGTCGCGCTGCGTCTGCCGGACCAGCCGGCGTGGACGGGGCTGCGTCCCGCGAGCGGCGACGCCGGTCCCCTCTCCCTGCTTGGGGTCGGCGTCAACGAGGACCGGGTGCCCCTCGACGGCGTGCTCACGGTGCGCGCGCTCTGGCAAACGCGCGAGCCCCTCGGCCCGGACTGGGAAGCGGTCGTCGCGCTCGAGCAGGTCGAGAGCGGGGTGGTGACGAAGGTAGCGCGCGCGCCGCGCGCCGGCACAGTCTCTTCAGGACGATGGCGGGCCGGCGATCTCGTTGAGGATGTGCAGTGGCTGACCGTTCCGCCGAGTGCGACCGCTCAGCCGTATCGCCTCTGGCTTGGCTGGCGCGCTCCAGATCGCGAAACACCCCTGCTGCCTGCCGGCGAGGGTTGGCTTCCCCCCTCCCCGCTCCGTGCTCCTTCGCTGCCATTCGTCGCCGGCGGCCGCTTCGAGGGAGGAGTGACGCTCCTTGCCGGCCAGGCGACACCGGTGGCGGCATTGCCGCTCGGACTGACGCTGCCCTGGCCGGGCACGCTCGCCGACCTCGGGGGACGCGGCGCGCTTGACGTGCGGCTTCTCTGGCAGGCGGACACTCCGCTGCAAGAGGACTACGGAATTTTTGTCACCGTTCGGCATGGCGCTCAGGTGATCACGCAGACCAACACCTTCCCGCCGCTCGACCAGCGCTATACCTCGCTCTGGCCGGTCGGGCGGCCGGTCGAGCAGCGCTATCTGCTGCCGCTGCCGGCCCTTCCCGAGGGACCGATCGAGGTGACGGCGGGGCTGTTCCGCCGGGATACTCTCGTGCGCCTGCGCACCGTCGAGGGCGCTGACCAAGCTGTAGTCGCCCGGCTGCGCCGTGAGGCTGCACCTCCAGCGCTGCGCGTTGATCAGCCGATCGGAGCGGCGCTGCTTCTCGGCTACGACCGGCACGACGGCTGCGGGACGATCATCTCCCCGCCGTGCACGATCGAACTCCGTCTTGTCTGGGCAGCGCGTCAGCCGATTGCCGAGCCGCTAACGGTCTTTCTTCATCTTGTCGGCCCAGCGGGTCAGCTCGTCAGCCAGCAGGACGGTCCGCCGAACGACGGGATCGAGCCGACCGATCGCTGGGGAGGCGAACGGGTGGGAGACCGGCGGCGGCTCGTACTTCCCGCGGATGCGCCGCCCGGCGACTACCGCATACTGGTGGGGCTGTATCGGGCAGACGGCAGCCGAGTGCCGGCAGCTGACGGCGATTCGGTCGAGTTGTTTCGCGTCCGCGTTGTCCGCTAGGGCCTGCCTCCGGCACATGACGACGTGCTACTCTGACAGAGGCGCTGTGCCTCTATAGCGGGCGAATGGGGGCGCCGCGGCGACGCCGCCCGCCCGCGCTCCTGTTCGCCGGCCGGGCGCATGCCTAGGAAGGGTAAAGAGCGACGCAGTTGCCGGGGATGGTTCGGAGAATAAACGCGCGCTCCTCTGCTGCCATTGCTGCTGCGAAGGCGACCGGCGTCATGCTGCGGCTGGCGGGACGCGGAGGAACAGCGCTGCCGGGGCTCGTTGCCGAGCGGATTGATCCTGCCCTTGTCGCTGTGCTTGCGCACAACTTAGCGCGCGGGAGCGCGCTGGTGACGGGGACGAACGGCAAGACGACGACGACGCGGCTGGTGGCAGCAGCGCTGCGCGCTGGGGGGCTGGCTCCTGTCCACAACACTGCCGGCTCGAACCTGATGCGCGGCTTGGCGGCGACGCTCGCCTCGGCCGCGCGCTTCGACGGCAGGCTGCCGGCAGGCTTCCGGTCGGTTGGGGTCTTCGAAGTGGACGAAGCCGTCGCTCCGCAGGCGGCGCGCGCCCTCCGGCCGCGGGTTGTGGTCATCACCAACCTCTTTCGTGACCAGCTCGACCGGTACGCTGAACTGGACACTGTTGCCGCGCTCTGGCGCGAGATGATCGCCTCTCTTCCCGGAGCGACAGTCGTCCTTAATGCTGACGATCCCCTCGTCGGCGCGCTGCCGGCGCCGCCGAGCGGACGGCGGCTGCTCTACGGCATTGCCGACCCTGCTGTTGCTGTCGACGCGGCTGGCACCGCCGACTCGATCTGGTGTCCGGCCTGCGGCGGCCGGCTCGCCTTTCGCGCTCGCTGGTTTTCCCATCTTGGCGACTATTCTTGCCCTAGCTGCGGCTATGCTCGTCCGCCGCTTGACCTCGCTGCCGTGGAGGTGCGGTGTCTCGGGTTCGAGGGGAGCAGGCTGCTTGTCCGGAGCGCGGCGGGCGAGGTCGCTCTTGCTCTGCCCCTGCCGGGACTGTACAACGTCTCAAACGCCCTCGCTGCTCTGGGCGGCGCGCTGGCGATGGGTGTGCCGAGCGCGGTGGCGGCGCGCGCCCTCGCGTCGGCGGGAACGGCGTTCGGCCGAGCGGAGCGGCTGGTCGTCGCCGGGCGCGAGGTCGCCATTCTGCTCATCAAGAACCCTGCCGGTGCCGACCAAGCGCTGCGGACGATCCAGGCTGAAGAGGCGGCCCCAAGCGTGCTTTTCGCGCTCAATGACCGGATTGCTGACGGTCGTGATGTCTCGTGGATCTGGGATGTCGACTTTGAGCGGCTCGCTGGCCGCCATGGCCCGATCACCGTCACTGGCGACCGGGCTGCCGAACTGGCGCTGCGGCTGAAGTATGCTGGGGCTGATGACGGCGTCGAGGTTGAGCCGCACCTCGAGCGCGCAGTCGACCGCGCCCTCCGCCGGGGCGCGGGGCGGCTGTACGTTTTGCCGACCTATACTGCGCTTCTCGCGCTTCATCGGATCTTCGCCCGGCGCGCCGGCGCACAGCAGTTCTGGGAGCGACGCGGGTAGTGACCTTCGTGCTGCGGATCGGGCATCTCTATCCGGACGTGATGAACTTGTACGGCGATCGAGGCAATGTCCTTGCGCTTGCTCAGCGCGCGCGCTGGCGCGGCTTCGGGGTTGAGATCATCCCAATCTCCCTTGGAGACCCGTTTCGGCCTGACGCCGTTGACCTTCTCTTCGCAGGGGGGGACCAAGATCGCGAGCAGCGGCGCGTTGCTGCCGACCTTGCCGGCAGGAAAGGGGAGGCGATCCGGGCGGCGATCGAAGAGGGGCTGCCGGCGTTGGTGGTCTGCGGGAGCTACCAGCTGTTTGGCGAGCGCTATCAGCCTGCCGCGGGGCCTGAACTGCGGGGCCTCGCCGTCTTCGATGCGGTGACCATCCATCCGGGTGCCACTGTCGTCCGCTGCGTCGGCAACATTGTCGTCGACTGGGAAGGCTCCTTGCTCGTCGGGTTCGAAAACCACGGCGGACGCACCTATCTCGGGCCGCGGGCTGCGCCGCTCGGCCGGGTGGTGGTGGGCTACGGCAATAATGGGGAGGACGGCACAGAAGGAGCGCGCTATAAGAACGCTTTTGGCACCTATCTGCACGGCGCGCTGCTGCCGAAGAACCCGATGCTCGCGGACACCCTCCTCTCTCTCGCGCTGCAGCGGCGCGGCGAAGACCCCGCGCTCGCGCCGCTCGATGAGCGTGTCGAGGAGGCGGCGCGCCGCGTGGCGATTGCCCGGGCTCGCCGCGAGCGCCATGCTCTGCGCAATGTCGGGGCGACCCGCCGCTCGCCCGGAACGCGCCGATGACTGCGGCCGAGGCGCTGCTCTTCATGCTGCTTGGAGCAGTCA
Above is a genomic segment from Dehalococcoidia bacterium containing:
- a CDS encoding LLM class flavin-dependent oxidoreductase; the encoded protein is MTFSPPNRAAAAPRFSALATVLRRDQPNRVGTPEEVVARAQRAERDGFDVICLADLGYAEIFPAVTLVALRTEQIAISTRVIGVFTRSPVLFASGAAWANRISGGRFSLGIGASLPAIVEGVHGGRWANPVGRMIDTLKLYRALYGEEVAGVRRNPDGSVAYEGETLRVERALLDLAAPRPPIIVAASAPRMLQVAGAWGDGAIIEYTSPGYIRWAWEQIAIGAQTTGRSLAAFDLCAETTFHTEVDDPALTARQESWLTALINHCLLPRFDHLWRPAGLLEAARAVRAAALRGDRAEARRLALAEIVPHIAVSGPRERAPAAFQHWLGERRALGVTTFALPLELEDFVGVTVPEARALATAG
- a CDS encoding SDR family NAD(P)-dependent oxidoreductase; this translates as MERVLVTGGAGFIGSNLVSRLLAEGCSVTVLDNLSRAGVRANVAWLQSLGSPRLTLIRGDIRDRHAVETAICGVDTVFHLAAQVAVTTSVSNPREDFEVNALGAFNVLDAARRQEKPPAVIFTSTNKVYGAMEDVEVSETAQRYILPSYPDGISEERPLDFHSPYGCSKGTADQYTIDFSRIYGLRTAVFRMSCIYGPRQFGNEDQGWVAHFGLRALAGEPITIFGDGKQVRDILYVDDLIAALLAARQRAEQTPTQVYNVGGGPANTVSLLELLALLEERLGRPIARCFGAWRPGDQRVYISDIRKIRAETGWSPQVGVEEGIDRLLAWLRTLR
- a CDS encoding 6-pyruvoyl-tetrahydropterin synthase-related protein yields the protein MTVLLAAGIGLIAAVPFFLPGFPAARDSLSHLFRVWAVEAAVAGGTLYPRWLGDFVYGYGYPLFNFYGPLLYALALLPAYLGADAMLALRFAVILSVAAAAVGAALLARDLVGSAGGVVAAAVYVAAPYVQTDLLVRGAFPEVLGIALLPWALLAVQRDRPVWLAVAVALLVLAHNGAALIGLPLVAGFLLWRAGGARRLSPLRRGGAGVGIGLLLSAWFWLPATIELEAVWLGTPEGRTDFLAALAPFDQLVQFSFLHDYREVPGAFLPAGLVQVLLALAGLPFALRRGGALFAIVLVLTAVLMTPLAAPLWERLPIVTLMAFPWRLQAVVALACAVLAAGIPSLSRRRALRLALAAAATIAALVAGLAGARPTFLDIAPHAIDSGGFAAFERWSGFIGTTSPVQFRPRSVAIDPARLPEPAAEPAPRDPVPEVAFLSDGRLRVRSDSATTLRVRQFFFPGWSARADGMPLPISADGPAGVIAVALPPGETTLALTFGPTGPRFAGALASAVGLAAAVALGMRPRRRGLLLSLAVLVAGLAVALRLPDQPAWTGLRPASGDAGPLSLLGVGVNEDRVPLDGVLTVRALWQTREPLGPDWEAVVALEQVESGVVTKVARAPRAGTVSSGRWRAGDLVEDVQWLTVPPSATAQPYRLWLGWRAPDRETPLLPAGEGWLPPSPLRAPSLPFVAGGRFEGGVTLLAGQATPVAALPLGLTLPWPGTLADLGGRGALDVRLLWQADTPLQEDYGIFVTVRHGAQVITQTNTFPPLDQRYTSLWPVGRPVEQRYLLPLPALPEGPIEVTAGLFRRDTLVRLRTVEGADQAVVARLRREAAPPALRVDQPIGAALLLGYDRHDGCGTIISPPCTIELRLVWAARQPIAEPLTVFLHLVGPAGQLVSQQDGPPNDGIEPTDRWGGERVGDRRRLVLPADAPPGDYRILVGLYRADGSRVPAADGDSVELFRVRVVR
- a CDS encoding MurT ligase domain-containing protein; translated protein: MVRRINARSSAAIAAAKATGVMLRLAGRGGTALPGLVAERIDPALVAVLAHNLARGSALVTGTNGKTTTTRLVAAALRAGGLAPVHNTAGSNLMRGLAATLASAARFDGRLPAGFRSVGVFEVDEAVAPQAARALRPRVVVITNLFRDQLDRYAELDTVAALWREMIASLPGATVVLNADDPLVGALPAPPSGRRLLYGIADPAVAVDAAGTADSIWCPACGGRLAFRARWFSHLGDYSCPSCGYARPPLDLAAVEVRCLGFEGSRLLVRSAAGEVALALPLPGLYNVSNALAALGGALAMGVPSAVAARALASAGTAFGRAERLVVAGREVAILLIKNPAGADQALRTIQAEEAAPSVLFALNDRIADGRDVSWIWDVDFERLAGRHGPITVTGDRAAELALRLKYAGADDGVEVEPHLERAVDRALRRGAGRLYVLPTYTALLALHRIFARRAGAQQFWERRG
- a CDS encoding glutamine amidotransferase; amino-acid sequence: MTFVLRIGHLYPDVMNLYGDRGNVLALAQRARWRGFGVEIIPISLGDPFRPDAVDLLFAGGDQDREQRRVAADLAGRKGEAIRAAIEEGLPALVVCGSYQLFGERYQPAAGPELRGLAVFDAVTIHPGATVVRCVGNIVVDWEGSLLVGFENHGGRTYLGPRAAPLGRVVVGYGNNGEDGTEGARYKNAFGTYLHGALLPKNPMLADTLLSLALQRRGEDPALAPLDERVEEAARRVAIARARRERHALRNVGATRRSPGTRR